The following coding sequences are from one Capsicum annuum cultivar UCD-10X-F1 chromosome 3, UCD10Xv1.1, whole genome shotgun sequence window:
- the LOC107864184 gene encoding uncharacterized protein LOC107864184 isoform X3: MTCFSDCETPNACNEPSKKKISVTQRKRSSIEEGEEKGNCATIDYFNKLSADVITSLFLRCPLRSLFMLRKCPQLLFMEKNFLHRSERSRLRFVSVDMDGSTEELYTATVPDGQLACSTMQVCYDLVCLPTDCRAYLCNPAMQQLCELPKCSPSATPGYYHLGFGYLQSRKDIFSVGVPGVFLANFSLLN; the protein is encoded by the exons ATGACGTGCTTTAGTGACTGTGAGACGCCAAACGCTTGCAATGAG CCTAGCAAGAAGAAAATATCAGTAACACAGAGGAAAAGAAGTAGCATAGAGGAAGGGGAGGAGAAAGGGAATTGTGCAACTATTGACTACTTCAATAAGCTATCTGCTGATGTTATAACCTCTCTTTTTCTAAGGTGCCCGCTGAGGTCATTATTCATGTTAAG AAAATGCCCCCAACTTCTTTTTATGGAGAAGAACTTCTTGCACCGATCAGAAAGGTCCAGGCTGCGATTTGTTTCGGTCGACATGGATGGAAGCACGGAGGAGCTATACACTGCCACAGTCCCTGATGGGCAACTTGCTTGTAGCACAATGCAAGTATGCTATGATTTGGTTTGCCTTCCAACGGATTGTCGTGCTTATTTGTGCAATCCTGCCATGCAACAATTGTGTGAATTGCCGAAATGTTCACCTTCTGCTACCCCTGGATATTACCATTTGGGGTTTGGATATCTTCAGTCAAGGAAGGACATTTTTTCTGTAGGGGTCCCCGGTGTCTTCCTGGCAAACTTCAGCTTGCTCAACTAA
- the LOC107864184 gene encoding uncharacterized protein LOC107864184 isoform X1: protein MTCFSDCETPNACNEQPSKKKISVTQRKRSSIEEGEEKGNCATIDYFNKLSADVITSLFLRCPLRSLFMLRCTSKYWNDFIISPSFLHSHLRQSTENAPNFFLWRRTSCTDQKGPGCDLFRSTWMEARRSYTLPQSLMGNLLVAQCKYAMIWFAFQRIVVLICAILPCNNCVNCRNVHLLLPLDITIWGLDIFSQGRTFFL from the exons ATGACGTGCTTTAGTGACTGTGAGACGCCAAACGCTTGCAATGAG CAGCCTAGCAAGAAGAAAATATCAGTAACACAGAGGAAAAGAAGTAGCATAGAGGAAGGGGAGGAGAAAGGGAATTGTGCAACTATTGACTACTTCAATAAGCTATCTGCTGATGTTATAACCTCTCTTTTTCTAAGGTGCCCGCTGAGGTCATTATTCATGTTAAGGTGCACATCCAAGTACTGGAATGACTTTATTATTAGTCCGTCCTTCCTTCATTCTCACCTCAGACAATCAACAGAAAATGCCCCCAACTTCTTTTTATGGAGAAGAACTTCTTGCACCGATCAGAAAGGTCCAGGCTGCGATTTGTTTCGGTCGACATGGATGGAAGCACGGAGGAGCTATACACTGCCACAGTCCCTGATGGGCAACTTGCTTGTAGCACAATGCAAGTATGCTATGATTTGGTTTGCCTTCCAACGGATTGTCGTGCTTATTTGTGCAATCCTGCCATGCAACAATTGTGTGAATTGCCGAAATGTTCACCTTCTGCTACCCCTGGATATTACCATTTGGGGTTTGGATATCTTCAGTCAAGGAAGGACATTTTTTCTGTAG
- the LOC107864184 gene encoding uncharacterized protein LOC107864184 isoform X2: protein MTCFSDCETPNACNEQPSKKKISVTQRKRSSIEEGEEKGNCATIDYFNKLSADVITSLFLRCPLRSLFMLRKCPQLLFMEKNFLHRSERSRLRFVSVDMDGSTEELYTATVPDGQLACSTMQVCYDLVCLPTDCRAYLCNPAMQQLCELPKCSPSATPGYYHLGFGYLQSRKDIFSVGVPGVFLANFSLLN from the exons ATGACGTGCTTTAGTGACTGTGAGACGCCAAACGCTTGCAATGAG CAGCCTAGCAAGAAGAAAATATCAGTAACACAGAGGAAAAGAAGTAGCATAGAGGAAGGGGAGGAGAAAGGGAATTGTGCAACTATTGACTACTTCAATAAGCTATCTGCTGATGTTATAACCTCTCTTTTTCTAAGGTGCCCGCTGAGGTCATTATTCATGTTAAG AAAATGCCCCCAACTTCTTTTTATGGAGAAGAACTTCTTGCACCGATCAGAAAGGTCCAGGCTGCGATTTGTTTCGGTCGACATGGATGGAAGCACGGAGGAGCTATACACTGCCACAGTCCCTGATGGGCAACTTGCTTGTAGCACAATGCAAGTATGCTATGATTTGGTTTGCCTTCCAACGGATTGTCGTGCTTATTTGTGCAATCCTGCCATGCAACAATTGTGTGAATTGCCGAAATGTTCACCTTCTGCTACCCCTGGATATTACCATTTGGGGTTTGGATATCTTCAGTCAAGGAAGGACATTTTTTCTGTAGGGGTCCCCGGTGTCTTCCTGGCAAACTTCAGCTTGCTCAACTAA